In Nitratidesulfovibrio sp., the following are encoded in one genomic region:
- a CDS encoding ABC transporter ATP-binding protein has translation MSLEAYAIYKNYGEVEALHNVDLVTERGEFFTLLGPSGCGKTTLLRIIAGLELPDSGTVMLTGDNVTTLPANERNVNTVFQSYALFPHLTLFENVAFGLRSRRMTGAVVTDKVMAALAMVHMEDKKDRLPSQLSGGQKQRVALARALVNEPEVLLLDEPMSALDAKLRHAVQAELRQLQQKLGKTFILVTHDQEEALTVSDRIAVMRQGRVVQCAPARELYERPVNRYVADFLGKANIIAGRRAEGGVETELGLLRLDTPPAWEQGELAIRPENIVFHPERPAVNGLRARVTEAFYRGDRMEVWLEPGNLRMSAAPRRGIAKGDEIWIELLPGALVPLHE, from the coding sequence ATGAGTCTTGAGGCATACGCCATCTACAAGAATTACGGCGAGGTGGAGGCCCTGCACAACGTGGACCTGGTCACCGAGCGCGGCGAATTCTTTACCCTGCTGGGGCCTTCCGGCTGCGGCAAGACCACCCTGCTGCGGATAATCGCCGGGCTGGAACTGCCCGACTCCGGCACGGTGATGCTGACCGGCGACAACGTGACCACGCTGCCCGCCAACGAGCGCAACGTGAACACGGTGTTCCAGAGCTACGCGCTGTTCCCGCACCTGACCCTGTTCGAGAACGTGGCCTTCGGCCTGCGCTCGCGCCGCATGACCGGCGCGGTGGTGACCGACAAGGTCATGGCCGCCCTTGCCATGGTGCACATGGAAGACAAGAAGGACCGCCTGCCCAGCCAGCTTTCCGGCGGCCAGAAGCAGCGCGTGGCCCTGGCCCGCGCCCTGGTCAACGAGCCGGAGGTGCTGTTGCTGGACGAACCCATGTCCGCACTGGACGCCAAGCTGCGCCACGCCGTGCAGGCGGAACTGCGCCAGTTGCAGCAGAAGCTGGGCAAGACCTTCATCCTCGTCACCCACGACCAGGAAGAGGCGCTGACCGTGTCCGACCGCATCGCCGTCATGCGCCAGGGCAGGGTGGTGCAGTGCGCCCCCGCGCGCGAACTGTACGAGCGCCCGGTGAATCGCTACGTGGCCGACTTTCTGGGCAAGGCCAACATCATCGCCGGGCGGCGCGCCGAGGGCGGCGTGGAGACGGAACTGGGCCTGCTGCGGCTGGATACCCCACCCGCGTGGGAACAGGGCGAACTGGCCATCCGGCCGGAAAACATCGTGTTCCACCCCGAGCGCCCCGCCGTGAACGGCCTGCGCGCACGCGTGACCGAGGCGTTTTACCGGGGCGACAGGATGGAGGTGTGGCTCGAACCCGGCAACCTGCGCATGAGCGCCGCACCGCGCAGGGGCATCGCCAAGGGGGACGAGATCTGGATCGAACTCTTGCCCGGCGCGCTGGTACCCCTGCATGAGTAG
- a CDS encoding ABC transporter permease gives MSSQHHLVWNGELTTRLRLIRRGMYLAAPGMLWILLFLALPSLLLIVISMTTRGDYGQIEWVFSLDNFTRLLGFSSYGWSADYLWILFRSVWVAFWTTLVCVLLAYPLCFHIANRAPEKRYFWLTLIIIPFWTNLVIRAYAWLLVLAPQLPFAKFAAVLGIIPDGSPLYPSALAVYLGMVATFLPFVAMPLYANVEKLDWALVEAAKDLYAGRARIFWHAIWPQTVPGLSVGITLTFIPAMGMFVVPDLLGGAKYMLVGNLIQQQFGTSRDWPFGAAVSLALMVLTLVGLHVQRKHSGEGGVP, from the coding sequence ATGAGTAGCCAACACCATCTCGTCTGGAACGGCGAACTCACCACCCGCCTGCGGCTGATCCGGCGCGGCATGTACCTGGCGGCACCGGGCATGCTGTGGATACTGCTCTTTCTCGCGCTGCCCAGCCTGCTGCTGATCGTGATCAGCATGACCACGCGTGGCGACTACGGGCAGATCGAATGGGTGTTTTCGCTCGACAACTTCACCCGGCTTCTGGGCTTCAGCAGCTACGGCTGGTCGGCCGACTACCTGTGGATTCTCTTCCGCAGCGTGTGGGTGGCGTTCTGGACCACGCTGGTCTGCGTGCTGCTGGCCTACCCGTTGTGTTTCCACATCGCCAACCGCGCGCCGGAAAAACGCTATTTCTGGCTGACGCTCATCATCATCCCGTTCTGGACCAACCTGGTCATCCGGGCCTACGCGTGGCTGCTGGTGCTGGCCCCGCAACTGCCCTTCGCCAAATTCGCCGCCGTGCTCGGCATCATTCCGGACGGGTCGCCCCTCTATCCCAGCGCGCTCGCCGTGTACCTCGGCATGGTGGCCACCTTCCTGCCTTTCGTGGCCATGCCGCTGTACGCCAACGTCGAAAAGCTGGACTGGGCGCTGGTGGAGGCCGCCAAGGACCTGTACGCCGGGCGCGCGCGCATCTTCTGGCACGCCATCTGGCCGCAGACGGTGCCCGGCCTTTCCGTGGGCATCACCCTTACCTTCATACCCGCCATGGGCATGTTCGTGGTGCCCGACCTGCTGGGCGGGGCCAAGTACATGCTGGTGGGCAACCTTATCCAGCAGCAGTTCGGCACCAGCCGCGACTGGCCCTTCGGCGCGGCGGTTAGCCTTGCGCTGATGGTGCTGACCCTGGTGGGCCTGCACGTGCAGCGCAAGCACAGCGGGGAAGGGGGCGTGCCATGA
- a CDS encoding ABC transporter permease has protein sequence MRRFHWIVPFTAVGSLVFLYVPLLAVAVFSVNASRFGLTWQGFTLKWYQRLFANEQILEAAWNTLFLAGVSTVIATVLGTVLAIGLKRYPWSRRVYTLLDINLHLPVVTPEIVFAAALAVAFGLLRMVFSVFEPGMLNMIIGHVTFQVSFVALVVGARLASISTDIEEAARDLYADNAYIMRHVMLPLLKPGIVGGAMLAFTLSLDDFVISFFTAGPTSVTLPLYIYATVRRGVTPDIHALSTLALCVTVILVMISERVTRKTNKE, from the coding sequence ATGAGGCGCTTTCACTGGATCGTCCCCTTTACCGCCGTGGGCTCGCTGGTGTTCCTGTACGTGCCGCTGCTGGCCGTGGCCGTGTTCTCGGTGAACGCCTCGCGCTTCGGGCTGACCTGGCAGGGCTTTACCCTGAAGTGGTACCAGCGCCTGTTCGCCAACGAGCAGATCCTGGAGGCCGCGTGGAACACCCTGTTCCTGGCCGGGGTGTCCACCGTCATCGCCACGGTGCTGGGCACGGTGCTGGCCATCGGGCTGAAGCGCTACCCCTGGTCGCGCCGGGTGTACACCCTGCTGGACATCAACCTGCACCTGCCGGTGGTGACGCCGGAAATCGTCTTCGCCGCCGCGCTGGCCGTGGCCTTCGGCCTGTTGCGCATGGTCTTTTCGGTGTTCGAACCGGGCATGCTGAACATGATCATCGGCCACGTGACCTTCCAGGTGTCCTTCGTGGCGCTGGTGGTGGGTGCCCGGCTGGCCTCCATATCCACCGACATCGAGGAAGCCGCGCGCGACCTGTACGCCGACAACGCCTACATCATGCGCCACGTCATGCTGCCATTGCTGAAGCCCGGCATCGTGGGCGGGGCCATGCTGGCCTTCACCCTTTCGCTGGACGACTTCGTTATCAGCTTCTTCACCGCCGGTCCCACCTCGGTCACCCTGCCGCTGTATATCTACGCCACCGTGCGGCGCGGCGTGACCCCGGACATCCACGCGCTGTCAACGCTGGCGCTCTGCGTCACCGTCATCCTGGTCATGATCTCGGAACGGGTAACCCGCAAAACCAACAAGGAGTGA
- a CDS encoding spermidine/putrescine ABC transporter substrate-binding protein, producing the protein MRKILFMALAMVLLAANMAMAADKELRLFIWSEYMPEDFVPNFEKETGIKVRVDYYESMEEMIAKLQAGGVSQYDIVVPSDYLLPTMVNLGLLAKIDHAKVPNLKNLDELFVNPKYDAGNTHSVAYQWGTLGMMYKKGKVPGDPPSWAVMFDEKKQAGPFVLIDSVREMLGSALVYMGKDVNTTDPADLKALADMMLKVKKSKYFQGFEVGTGARSKVVAGTAVAAIVYNGDGLRAVAEDPTSGFANPAEGAVMWVDNLCIPAKAPHPEAAHKFINYVLDAKNGAHLSNWTQYPTPNKAAKEFITPEDLANPAIYPTKDYIGKLQLLRDLGKENRLYDELWTMIKTR; encoded by the coding sequence ATGCGCAAGATTCTCTTCATGGCGCTGGCGATGGTCCTGCTCGCCGCAAACATGGCTATGGCCGCGGACAAGGAACTCCGCCTGTTTATCTGGTCCGAGTACATGCCGGAGGACTTCGTCCCCAACTTCGAAAAGGAAACCGGCATCAAGGTGCGCGTGGACTACTACGAGTCCATGGAAGAGATGATCGCCAAGCTTCAGGCGGGCGGCGTTTCGCAGTACGACATCGTGGTGCCCTCCGACTACCTGCTGCCCACCATGGTCAACCTGGGCCTGCTGGCAAAGATCGACCACGCCAAGGTGCCCAACCTCAAGAACCTGGACGAGCTGTTCGTGAACCCCAAGTACGACGCGGGCAACACCCACAGCGTGGCCTACCAGTGGGGCACCCTGGGCATGATGTACAAGAAGGGCAAGGTGCCCGGCGACCCGCCCTCGTGGGCCGTGATGTTCGACGAGAAGAAACAGGCCGGGCCCTTCGTGCTCATCGATTCGGTGCGTGAAATGCTGGGCAGCGCGCTTGTCTACATGGGCAAGGACGTGAACACCACCGATCCGGCGGACCTGAAGGCCCTGGCCGACATGATGCTGAAGGTGAAGAAGAGCAAATACTTCCAGGGCTTCGAAGTGGGCACCGGTGCCCGCAGCAAGGTGGTGGCCGGTACCGCCGTGGCCGCCATCGTCTACAACGGCGACGGCCTGCGCGCGGTGGCCGAAGACCCCACCTCCGGTTTCGCCAACCCCGCAGAAGGCGCGGTGATGTGGGTGGACAACCTGTGCATTCCCGCCAAGGCCCCCCACCCCGAAGCGGCCCACAAGTTCATCAACTACGTGCTCGACGCCAAGAACGGCGCGCACCTGTCCAACTGGACGCAGTACCCCACGCCCAACAAGGCCGCCAAGGAATTCATCACCCCCGAAGACTTGGCGAACCCGGCCATCTACCCGACCAAGGACTACATCGGCAAGCTGCAGCTGCTGCGCGACCTGGGCAAGGAAAACCGGCTGTATGACGAGTTGTGGACCATGATCAAGACCCGGTAG
- a CDS encoding putrescine aminotransferase, whose product MSRDIALAKQEATRILDIVRRPADAITREERERITRDTAENFANHINKGFLQYRKSVTESGGFAVTEWVGSGSIMRDALDREYIDMLGGFGLYSHGMRHPRIVEAVKAQLDRSPQYSQEMLDPLRAQLAKVLAALTPGDIQYGFFANSGTEAIEGALKLAKFYTGKSGFVSMLKGFHGKTLGALSVMGKSVFREPLLPLLGGVQFAPFGDADAVERILASAQAVGAGIAAVIAEPIQGEAGAVVPPDDFWPRLREICTKYGVLLIADEVQTGFGRTGTVFGVDHWDVAPDIMCFGKALGGGVVPMSAFMSTPEIWKVMEPNPFMHTTTTGGNPLACASALAGIEVMLDEDLPGQAKAKGEYMLERLHDLQERYPGIFREIRGKGLLIGMDFLDGETGYKVAAGLFARNVLTAGTLTNSECIRIEPALNTPMELLDEVLNRLEDVLRHIRA is encoded by the coding sequence ATGAGCCGCGACATCGCTCTCGCAAAGCAGGAAGCAACCCGCATTCTGGACATCGTCCGCCGCCCGGCGGACGCCATCACCCGTGAGGAGCGCGAACGCATCACCCGCGACACTGCGGAAAATTTCGCCAACCACATCAACAAGGGCTTCTTGCAGTACCGCAAGTCCGTCACCGAATCGGGCGGCTTCGCGGTTACCGAATGGGTTGGCAGCGGGTCGATCATGCGCGACGCGCTGGACCGCGAATACATCGACATGCTGGGCGGCTTTGGCCTGTACAGCCACGGCATGCGCCATCCGCGCATCGTCGAGGCGGTAAAGGCCCAGCTCGACCGGTCGCCCCAGTACAGCCAGGAAATGCTGGACCCCCTGCGGGCGCAACTGGCCAAGGTGCTTGCCGCGCTGACCCCCGGCGACATCCAGTACGGGTTCTTTGCCAACAGCGGCACGGAAGCCATCGAGGGCGCGCTGAAGCTGGCCAAGTTCTACACCGGCAAGTCGGGCTTCGTGTCCATGCTCAAGGGCTTTCACGGCAAGACGTTGGGGGCGCTTTCGGTAATGGGCAAGTCGGTGTTCCGCGAACCCCTGCTGCCCCTGCTGGGCGGCGTGCAGTTTGCCCCGTTCGGCGATGCCGACGCGGTGGAACGCATTCTTGCCTCGGCCCAGGCCGTGGGCGCGGGCATTGCCGCCGTCATCGCCGAACCCATCCAGGGCGAGGCGGGGGCCGTGGTGCCCCCCGACGACTTCTGGCCCCGCCTGCGTGAAATCTGCACCAAGTACGGCGTGCTGCTGATCGCCGATGAAGTGCAGACCGGCTTCGGGCGCACCGGCACCGTGTTCGGCGTGGACCACTGGGACGTTGCGCCGGACATCATGTGCTTCGGCAAGGCCCTGGGCGGCGGCGTGGTGCCCATGTCCGCGTTCATGTCCACGCCGGAAATCTGGAAGGTCATGGAACCCAACCCGTTCATGCACACCACCACCACAGGCGGCAACCCGCTGGCCTGCGCGTCGGCCCTTGCGGGCATAGAGGTGATGCTGGACGAGGACCTGCCCGGACAGGCCAAGGCCAAGGGCGAGTACATGCTGGAGCGCCTGCACGACCTTCAGGAACGCTACCCCGGCATCTTCCGCGAGATTCGCGGCAAGGGCCTGCTCATCGGCATGGACTTCCTGGATGGCGAGACGGGCTACAAGGTGGCCGCCGGGCTGTTTGCCCGCAACGTGCTGACGGCGGGTACCCTGACCAACTCGGAATGCATCCGCATCGAACCCGCGCTGAACACACCCATGGAACTGCTCGACGAAGTGCTCAACCGGCTGGAGGATGTTCTCCGCCACATCCGTGCCTAA
- a CDS encoding aminobutyraldehyde dehydrogenase yields the protein MNMKLWIDGAWTEGAAGRTLPVENPATRETVGTVIAATAADVDKAVAAAKAAFYDGRWSRLSPGARSKALWKLADLLEANMEVFARVESEDTGKPYEFLSLGGDLPFCVDNLRFFSAAVRDTHGHHAGEYMPGYTSIYRREPVGVVGQIAPWNYPLLMAVWKLGPALAAGCTAVLKPATITPRTALMLAELTAQAGIPDGVVNVITGNVGEMLVKHPDIRMVSLTGATETGRSVMRTAADTLKRVHLELGGKAPLVVFNDADVELVAAKASLAAFCNTGQDCTAATRVYVQRDKLAQVTDALVAAMQGVVVGDPFDGATQMGPLVSAGHLASVGGFVDRARAAGARVLCGGKLATGVGAGYYYEPTVIMDADQKSEIVQEEVFGPVLTVLPFDTEDDAVRLANDVVYGLASSVFTSDVGRAMRVSAALEFGTVWINDHLPLTSETPHGGFKQSGFGKDLSSEAVGDYQITKHVMINQG from the coding sequence ATGAACATGAAGCTCTGGATCGACGGCGCGTGGACCGAAGGCGCCGCAGGGCGCACCCTGCCCGTGGAAAACCCCGCCACCCGCGAAACCGTGGGTACCGTCATTGCCGCCACAGCGGCGGACGTGGACAAGGCCGTGGCCGCCGCCAAGGCTGCCTTCTACGACGGACGCTGGTCGCGCCTGTCGCCCGGCGCGCGCTCCAAGGCGCTGTGGAAGCTGGCGGACCTGCTGGAGGCCAACATGGAGGTCTTCGCCCGCGTGGAGTCGGAAGACACCGGCAAGCCGTACGAGTTCCTCAGCCTGGGGGGCGACCTGCCGTTCTGCGTGGACAACCTGCGGTTCTTTTCCGCCGCAGTGCGCGACACGCACGGCCACCATGCCGGTGAATACATGCCCGGCTACACCTCCATCTACCGGCGCGAGCCGGTGGGGGTGGTGGGCCAGATCGCCCCGTGGAACTACCCGCTGCTGATGGCGGTGTGGAAGCTTGGGCCGGCCCTTGCCGCCGGGTGCACGGCGGTGCTGAAGCCCGCCACCATCACCCCCCGCACCGCGCTGATGCTGGCGGAACTGACCGCGCAGGCTGGCATTCCCGACGGGGTGGTCAACGTGATCACCGGCAACGTGGGCGAGATGCTGGTCAAGCACCCCGACATCCGCATGGTCAGCCTGACCGGGGCCACGGAAACGGGCCGCTCGGTCATGCGCACGGCTGCGGACACCCTGAAGCGCGTGCACCTGGAGCTGGGCGGCAAGGCCCCGCTGGTGGTGTTCAACGATGCCGACGTGGAACTGGTGGCCGCCAAGGCCTCGCTGGCCGCGTTCTGCAACACCGGGCAGGACTGCACGGCGGCCACCCGCGTCTACGTGCAGCGCGACAAACTGGCGCAGGTTACCGACGCGCTGGTGGCGGCCATGCAGGGCGTGGTGGTGGGCGACCCCTTCGACGGGGCCACCCAGATGGGGCCGCTGGTGTCCGCCGGGCATCTGGCGTCCGTCGGCGGCTTCGTGGACCGCGCCCGCGCCGCAGGGGCCAGGGTGCTGTGCGGCGGCAAGCTCGCCACGGGGGTTGGAGCCGGGTACTACTACGAGCCCACGGTCATCATGGACGCGGACCAGAAGTCGGAGATCGTGCAGGAGGAAGTGTTCGGCCCGGTGCTGACCGTGCTGCCCTTCGATACCGAGGACGACGCCGTGCGCCTGGCCAACGACGTGGTCTACGGCCTTGCCTCGTCGGTGTTCACCAGCGACGTGGGCCGCGCCATGCGCGTTTCCGCCGCGCTGGAATTCGGCACCGTGTGGATCAACGACCACCTGCCGCTTACCTCGGAAACGCCCCACGGCGGCTTCAAGCAGTCCGGCTTCGGCAAGGACCTGTCCAGCGAGGCGGTGGGCGACTACCAGATCACCAAGCACGTCATGATCAACCAGGGGTAG
- a CDS encoding agmatine deiminase family protein, which yields MFMTQEDTDVRRTALTPPRFAPVRLPVRAPACDGLHMPAEWEPHAGCWMAWPCPGPLWLDALEPARASYAAVARAIARFEPVTMLARPEDAQVAAALCGATVTVLPAPIEDAWMRDFGPTFLVDGAGGVAGVHWLFNAWGHTYDEPTHDDGVAQLILSRLGMRRYAAPFILEGGSIHVDGQGTLITTEQCLLDPRRNAGMTKADFEELFTAYLGVRKVVWLGEGLEGDDTHGHVDIVASFARPGVVLLHRCDDPEDHNHAVYQDNLRRLELTTDACGRPFEIITIDQPARVDHGDRRMDLSYINFYVANGGIVMSAFGEPGDKPDPLNSLSSQDRAAFETLRRVFPGREVVQVHSLDIFRGGGGIHCITQQQPTGRPLPPF from the coding sequence ATGTTCATGACACAGGAGGATACCGACGTGAGGCGCACCGCACTCACGCCGCCAAGATTCGCGCCGGTGCGGTTGCCGGTGCGCGCCCCCGCCTGCGACGGGCTGCACATGCCCGCCGAATGGGAGCCGCACGCGGGCTGCTGGATGGCCTGGCCGTGCCCCGGCCCGCTGTGGCTGGACGCCCTGGAACCGGCGCGGGCATCGTATGCCGCCGTGGCGCGGGCCATTGCCCGGTTCGAGCCGGTGACCATGCTGGCCCGTCCGGAAGACGCCCAGGTCGCCGCCGCCCTGTGCGGCGCCACCGTGACCGTGCTGCCCGCGCCCATCGAGGATGCCTGGATGCGCGATTTCGGCCCCACCTTCCTGGTGGACGGCGCGGGCGGCGTGGCGGGTGTGCACTGGCTGTTCAACGCCTGGGGACACACCTACGACGAACCCACCCACGACGACGGCGTGGCCCAGCTCATCCTGTCGCGCCTCGGCATGCGGCGCTACGCGGCCCCGTTCATCCTCGAGGGCGGGTCCATCCACGTGGACGGGCAGGGCACCCTGATCACCACCGAACAGTGCCTGCTGGACCCGCGCCGCAACGCGGGCATGACCAAGGCCGATTTCGAGGAACTGTTCACCGCGTACCTCGGCGTGCGCAAGGTGGTCTGGCTGGGCGAGGGGCTGGAGGGCGACGATACGCACGGACACGTGGACATCGTGGCCAGCTTTGCCCGGCCCGGGGTGGTGCTGCTGCACCGCTGCGACGACCCGGAAGACCACAACCACGCGGTCTACCAGGACAACCTGCGACGGCTGGAACTGACCACCGACGCCTGCGGCAGGCCGTTCGAGATCATCACCATCGACCAGCCCGCCCGCGTGGACCACGGCGACAGGCGGATGGACCTTTCGTACATCAACTTCTACGTGGCCAACGGGGGCATCGTCATGTCCGCCTTCGGCGAGCCGGGCGACAAGCCGGACCCGCTGAATTCGCTGAGTTCGCAGGACAGGGCCGCCTTCGAAACCCTGCGCCGGGTCTTTCCGGGGCGAGAGGTGGTGCAGGTGCATTCGCTGGACATCTTCCGGGGTGGGGGCGGCATCCACTGCATCACCCAGCAGCAGCCCACGGGCAGGCCGTTGCCGCCGTTCTGA
- a CDS encoding DUF697 domain-containing protein, which translates to MHQFVPRALFLFAAVLCASLFVFIGGQVLTLSDMATRIHPLLGQIVFWGGMAAYLGALCWLGGTWFLRPRPLVQPQNPTPEALRDYLRRLTARLRANPHLREGGVAHMATGPVPATAGTSRAQGTPPVTAEVAEAAALLRALDAAALRETKRTASRIFLSTAVARNGRLDTLIVLVLLARLVWRVSSIYDQRPHPRDMVRLYINVAGTALAAGALEEAGLEEHVHALLGPLLTASPLASMPGASHMGTLLAAALVDGSANALLALRVGIVTRNMLSPVLPGCPARQNPYRESAALLGRMTAGLGRAVVKAAMGGVASGIRAGLEGTARRTADAVRKGARATAHGVGDVVHRAGDMATSVAKAMPFRDEAPRNNAGKDESAPPCTGTPPHAHATRAGDSARTPDGATTPSPRSRIPNPLRLFRKKRD; encoded by the coding sequence ATGCACCAGTTCGTCCCCCGTGCCCTATTCCTGTTCGCGGCAGTTCTGTGCGCCAGCCTGTTCGTATTCATCGGCGGGCAGGTGCTGACCCTGTCCGACATGGCCACGCGCATTCACCCGCTGCTGGGGCAAATCGTCTTCTGGGGCGGCATGGCCGCCTACCTCGGCGCACTGTGCTGGCTGGGGGGTACCTGGTTCCTGCGCCCCCGCCCGCTGGTCCAGCCGCAGAACCCCACGCCGGAAGCACTGCGCGACTACCTGCGTCGCCTTACCGCACGCCTGCGGGCCAACCCGCACCTGCGCGAAGGCGGCGTTGCCCACATGGCGACCGGGCCTGTCCCTGCGACGGCGGGCACCAGCCGTGCCCAGGGCACGCCCCCGGTAACGGCGGAAGTGGCCGAAGCCGCCGCCCTGCTGCGCGCGCTGGACGCCGCCGCCCTGCGCGAAACCAAGCGCACCGCCTCGCGCATCTTCCTGTCCACCGCCGTGGCCCGCAACGGCAGGCTGGACACCCTCATCGTGCTGGTGCTGCTGGCGCGCCTGGTATGGCGCGTCTCGTCCATCTACGACCAGCGGCCCCACCCGCGCGACATGGTGCGCCTGTACATCAACGTGGCGGGCACCGCGCTGGCGGCGGGCGCGCTGGAAGAGGCAGGGCTTGAGGAGCACGTCCACGCCCTGCTCGGTCCGTTGCTCACGGCATCGCCGCTGGCCTCGATGCCGGGTGCCTCGCACATGGGCACCCTGCTGGCCGCCGCGCTGGTGGACGGTTCCGCCAATGCCCTGCTGGCCCTGCGGGTGGGCATCGTCACCCGCAACATGCTGTCCCCGGTACTGCCCGGCTGTCCGGCACGCCAGAACCCCTACCGCGAATCGGCAGCCCTGCTCGGGCGGATGACCGCCGGGCTGGGACGTGCCGTGGTCAAGGCGGCCATGGGCGGCGTGGCATCGGGCATCCGGGCGGGTCTGGAGGGCACCGCCCGCCGCACCGCCGATGCGGTACGCAAAGGGGCACGGGCCACGGCGCACGGGGTGGGCGACGTGGTCCACCGGGCCGGGGACATGGCCACCTCCGTGGCCAAGGCCATGCCTTTCCGCGACGAGGCCCCCCGGAACAACGCCGGGAAAGACGAATCCGCCCCGCCGTGCACCGGCACACCGCCGCACGCCCATGCCACCCGCGCGGGCGACTCCGCCCGCACGCCGGACGGCGCGACAACACCTTCCCCCCGCAGCCGCATCCCCAATCCCCTGCGCCTGTTTCGCAAGAAGCGCGACTGA
- a CDS encoding LysR family transcriptional regulator, producing MTTTPLRPAPTPAPRPTVRLHLWLEEDGEMVFGMGRAMLLLAIYEHGSLKKAAEALGMSYRAAWGKLKQTETALGLRLVEKAGSNREGYRLTPAGREAMDRFRAWFATVERCAVESAATVLPWPVRQFEDKVRDVK from the coding sequence ATGACCACCACTCCCCTTCGCCCCGCCCCCACCCCTGCCCCCCGTCCCACCGTCCGCCTGCACCTGTGGCTGGAAGAGGACGGCGAAATGGTCTTCGGCATGGGCCGGGCCATGCTGCTGCTGGCCATCTATGAACACGGCTCGCTGAAGAAGGCGGCGGAAGCGCTGGGCATGTCGTACCGTGCCGCGTGGGGCAAGCTGAAGCAAACCGAAACCGCCCTTGGCCTGCGCCTGGTGGAAAAGGCGGGCAGCAACCGCGAAGGGTACCGGCTGACCCCGGCCGGGCGCGAAGCCATGGACCGCTTTCGCGCGTGGTTTGCCACCGTGGAGCGTTGCGCCGTGGAAAGCGCCGCCACGGTGCTGCCGTGGCCGGTCCGCCAGTTCGAGGACAAGGTCCGCGACGTCAAATAG
- a CDS encoding formate dehydrogenase subunit gamma cytochrome c-553 produces the protein MKYLVISLFALTLLVAGTALAADAGDAAKAPKKAIELKHGTSKRMHVKFNHTTHKDVACEQCHHDTPDPAKPFASCTNNDCHATPGPRERDTMSMFVAYHAKDTDRSCYGCHKQMAKDHPEFSGCRPCHMSAQAKKDAAAKTK, from the coding sequence ATGAAATACCTGGTCATCTCCCTGTTTGCACTGACCCTGCTCGTGGCCGGTACGGCCCTGGCGGCCGACGCCGGGGATGCCGCCAAGGCCCCGAAGAAGGCCATTGAACTGAAGCACGGCACCTCCAAGCGGATGCACGTGAAGTTCAACCACACCACCCACAAGGACGTGGCGTGCGAGCAGTGTCACCACGACACGCCCGACCCCGCGAAGCCCTTCGCTTCGTGCACCAACAATGACTGCCATGCCACGCCCGGCCCCCGCGAGCGCGACACCATGAGCATGTTCGTGGCGTACCACGCCAAGGACACCGACCGTTCCTGCTACGGTTGCCACAAGCAGATGGCCAAGGACCATCCCGAATTCTCGGGCTGCCGTCCCTGCCACATGAGCGCGCAGGCCAAGAAGGACGCCGCCGCAAAGACGAAGTAG